Part of the Paenibacillus sp. FSL R7-0273 genome is shown below.
GCCGCCAATCGAAGGATTACACGGCATAAATGCCACCATATCCAGGTTGATCGTAATCATTAAAGTATTGCAGCCCATCCGGGCTGCAGCCAGTGCAGCTTCGCAGCCGGCATGTCCGGCGCCTATGACCACTACGTCATAGCTGCCTCCTTCATAACCCATTTCTACTCCTCCTCACTGCTAATCCAAAAGCAGTTATTATATAATGATGAACCGTTTATTTACCAAGACAGAATTGCGAGAAAATCTGATCAAGCAGGGAATCGGCAGCTGTATCTCCGATGATCTCACCAAGCTGTTCCCAGGCCAGACGCACATCAATCTGAATCATATCAATCGGCACCAGCATGTCGGCAGCCTCATAGGCATCCTGCAGTGATCTGTGCGCTTTTTTGAGCAGGGCAATATGCCGTACATTACTAACGTAGGTCAAATCGCCGGATTCCAGCTTGCCGCCGAAGAACAGCTCCGAGATAGCCTCCTCCAGCTTATCGAGTCCCTCTTCCTCCAGTACGGACATCGGCACAATGCTGGACTCTTCAAAAAAGGTAAGCAGCTTGCCTTTATCCAGATGCGGCGGTAAGTCCATTTTATTCATGATAACCAAAGCTTGTCTACCGTGGATTTGTTCCATTAGTGCCAGCTCGTCCTCATGCAGCTCTTCATTTGCATTCAGAACAAGCAAAATCAGGTCAGCATCGCTGAATGCAGCCTTGGACCGCTCAACACCGATCCGCTCAACCACATCCATTGTTTCCCGGATACCGGCGGTATCGAGCAGCTTCAGCGGAATATTATTAATGGTTACATACTCCTCTATTACATCACGCGTTGTTCCCGGAATATCGGTTACAATCGCTTTATTGTCACGGGCAAGCGCATTAAGCAAGGAGGATTTACCCACATTGGGCCGGCCGACAATCGCTGTCGTAATACCCTCACGCAGAATCTTACCCTCATTGGCAGTCTTCAGCAGCTTATCAATGCCTGACATAACCTCACTGCTTTTCTTTTTAATAAACTCTGCAGTCAGTGCTTCAACGTCATGCTCGGGATAATCAATATTCACTTCAATATGCGCCAGTGTTTCAATCAGAGTGTGCCGCAAGGACTTGATCCGCTCTGATAATGAGCCGCTGACCTGCTTAAGGGCAACAGAGAAGGCACGGTCAGACTTGGAGCGGATCAGATCGATAACCGCCTCCGCCTGGGAAAGATCAATCCGGCCGCCCAAAAAGGCGCGCTTGGTGAATTCCCCCGGCTCGGCCAGACGGATATCCTGCTGCAGCAGCAGATCCATTACTCTTCTGACTGATATAACCCCTCCGTGGGCGCTGATCTCCACCACATCCTCTGTAGTAAAAGAGCGGGGGCCTTTCATTACTGTGACCAGTACCTCCTCCATCCGTTCCCCGTCCGCAGGATTTATTATATGACCGTAGTGGACGGTATGGGAAGCAACCTCTATAAGCGGCTTGGCGCCGCGGAATAAAGGGGCAACCTCGGAAATCGCCTCCGGTCCGCTTACCCGGACAATCGCAATTCCTCCCTCACCCAGTGCCGTCGATACGGCAGCAATGGTATCACTAAGCATGCTGTTTCTCACCTCAATATAATGTTTAATATCTCAAGAAAGAACTTATTCTCTTTCAAAAAAAAGCAATGACCCCTTACATTGGACAAGGAGTCATTGCAGCCTATTTAATGTCTACTTCAATGTTATAACAACACGCCGGTTTGGTTCTTCGCCCTTGCTGAGTGTATTAACCTGACGATGATCCTGCAGCCTGGAGTGAATGATCTTACGCTCCTGCGGGGACATCGGTTCAAGCACAACCTCCTTGCGGGTTCTGACCACACGGCCGGCCAGACGGTCTGCCAGCTCCTCCAGTGTCTTCTTACGGCGCTCACGGAAATTCTCCGCATCCAGCACCAGACGGACAAAGCTGTCAGAATAACGGTTGGCCACAATATTAGCCAAGTACTGCAAAGCATCGAGAGTTTGTCCTCTTCTGCCAATCAGAAGTCCCAGATCCGGACCGGAAATTTGCAGAATGGTCGATTCCTTGGTATGAACGATTTCCACTTCTACTGTAAGCCCCATGCTTTTGGCGACATCGATAATGAAATGAACGGCCTGTTGGTAAGCTTCCTCTGCCGGTTGTCCGGAATCTTGGCGCGGCACACCGCCGCCAGCCTCCTGCTTGCTCTCTCGTGTTGACTGCTGAGGCAGTGACGGAGCACTCGCCGCTGATGCCGGTGCGGCTTCAGGAATCAAGGTAAGCTCTACCTTGGCGCCTTTCGCACCGATCAATCCAAGGAATCCTTTTGACGGCTGTTCCAGTACGTTGACCGTTACCCGGTCCTTTTGAACTCCAAGCTGGCTCAGGCCACGTTCTACAGCTTCTTCAATAGTTTTCCCTGTTGCGACGACTTTGCTCATTTTGACTTTTTGGCTCCCTTCGCTTTGCCGCTATTGCCTTTTGCAGCGGGAGTAACATCCTTGCGAGCGCCTGAATCCTTGCCCTTCACAAGATTGACTTCTTTGCTGGTACCGGCACCTGCGACAGCCAATTTGGTCTTATCGTTGTTGCGGTATAAGAAGTAGTTCTGAATGATAGTGTACACGTTACTGTAAACCCAGTATAGAGGCAGTGCTGCCGGGAAATTGTAAGACATGATGAAAATCAGAACCGGGTACACCATCATCATGAACTGCATCGGACCCTGCTGCTGAATCGGGTTCATCTTGGTCATCATCCGGGTCTGAAGGAACGTTGTAGCCGCAGCTAGCAGCGGCAGGATAAACAGCTTGTCCGGTTCCCCGAGCTGGAGCCACAGGAACGAGTGCTCACGCAGATCCGGGTTATAATAGATCGAGTTGTACAGGGCGATAAAAATCGGCATTTGCACGATCAGCGGCAGACAGCCCGCCATCGGATTAACTTTGTTCTCCTGGAACAGGCGCATGGTTTCCTGCTGCACCTTCTCAGGCTGATCTTTATATTTTTTCTGGATTTTCTGGAGCTCCGGTTGAATGGCCTGCATTGCACGTGAGCTTTTTACCTGTTTCATGGTAAGCGGCAGGATCAGCGTGCGGACGATAATCACCATTACAAGGACGGCCAGTCCATATTGTCCATTAAACCACTTGGCGAACGTATCGAGGGCGATGGCGAAATAGTAAACTACGTTACTCTGCCAGAAGCCTCCATTTTTCAAATCCTCCGTCGTGTGCGTAACCGCTGATGATGGAGCGCACCCTGACAGAACAGCAATCATCAGTACCATTAACCCGAGGAGAAGAAACATTTTTCCCCGTTTAGTCTTCATTAGAGACACCTCAAAACCCCTCTCATAAACATTCCACTGCACCGTAAATCATACCATAATTATGAAGACAAATAAACAAGCCCGTTCCGTGGCTGTTACTTGCGCGAAGCCTTGAGCAGCTTGGCTTTTCGGAGTACATGCAGTGCACTTTTTTCGAGCTCCGCATAATCCTTATCAAGCGCTCCCTTTCTTACAATAAATACTATATCCAGCCCGCCGGCAATTTCCGGCTCATGATGGCGGATAATCTCCTTTACCAGCCGTCTCATGCGGTTGCGGACGACGGCATTTCCGACCTTTTTACTGACCGATACACCAAGCCGGAACCGCTCCACCTCTTTTTTGCTGAACCAGTACACCACAAACTGATGATT
Proteins encoded:
- the mnmE gene encoding tRNA uridine-5-carboxymethylaminomethyl(34) synthesis GTPase MnmE, which gives rise to MLSDTIAAVSTALGEGGIAIVRVSGPEAISEVAPLFRGAKPLIEVASHTVHYGHIINPADGERMEEVLVTVMKGPRSFTTEDVVEISAHGGVISVRRVMDLLLQQDIRLAEPGEFTKRAFLGGRIDLSQAEAVIDLIRSKSDRAFSVALKQVSGSLSERIKSLRHTLIETLAHIEVNIDYPEHDVEALTAEFIKKKSSEVMSGIDKLLKTANEGKILREGITTAIVGRPNVGKSSLLNALARDNKAIVTDIPGTTRDVIEEYVTINNIPLKLLDTAGIRETMDVVERIGVERSKAAFSDADLILLVLNANEELHEDELALMEQIHGRQALVIMNKMDLPPHLDKGKLLTFFEESSIVPMSVLEEEGLDKLEEAISELFFGGKLESGDLTYVSNVRHIALLKKAHRSLQDAYEAADMLVPIDMIQIDVRLAWEQLGEIIGDTAADSLLDQIFSQFCLGK
- the jag gene encoding RNA-binding cell elongation regulator Jag/EloR, producing the protein MSKVVATGKTIEEAVERGLSQLGVQKDRVTVNVLEQPSKGFLGLIGAKGAKVELTLIPEAAPASAASAPSLPQQSTRESKQEAGGGVPRQDSGQPAEEAYQQAVHFIIDVAKSMGLTVEVEIVHTKESTILQISGPDLGLLIGRRGQTLDALQYLANIVANRYSDSFVRLVLDAENFRERRKKTLEELADRLAGRVVRTRKEVVLEPMSPQERKIIHSRLQDHRQVNTLSKGEEPNRRVVITLK
- a CDS encoding YidC/Oxa1 family membrane protein insertase, which encodes MSLMKTKRGKMFLLLGLMVLMIAVLSGCAPSSAVTHTTEDLKNGGFWQSNVVYYFAIALDTFAKWFNGQYGLAVLVMVIIVRTLILPLTMKQVKSSRAMQAIQPELQKIQKKYKDQPEKVQQETMRLFQENKVNPMAGCLPLIVQMPIFIALYNSIYYNPDLREHSFLWLQLGEPDKLFILPLLAAATTFLQTRMMTKMNPIQQQGPMQFMMMVYPVLIFIMSYNFPAALPLYWVYSNVYTIIQNYFLYRNNDKTKLAVAGAGTSKEVNLVKGKDSGARKDVTPAAKGNSGKAKGAKKSK
- the rnpA gene encoding ribonuclease P protein component, translated to MHKSLRLRNRADFSRVYRHGKSFANHQFVVYWFSKKEVERFRLGVSVSKKVGNAVVRNRMRRLVKEIIRHHEPEIAGGLDIVFIVRKGALDKDYAELEKSALHVLRKAKLLKASRK